Part of the Gemmatimonadota bacterium genome is shown below.
CCGCCCGGTCATGCCCAGGTTGACGAGGAGCCGCAGCGCGGGGTTGAACAGCAGGACCACCTTCTTGCCGCGTCGCATGACGCCTTCGATGCGCCGGCCGCGTAGGGCGGCGTTCAGCCGCGCGGGTGTGAGGCCCTGGGCCA
Proteins encoded:
- a CDS encoding DNA-formamidopyrimidine glycosylase translates to MPELPEAETIARDLRRRVVGRTVTGVHVYHTDILAQGLTPARLNAALRGRRIEGVMRRGKKVVLLFNPALRLLVNLGMTGR